From Halobacillus sp. Marseille-Q1614, the proteins below share one genomic window:
- a CDS encoding short-chain dehydrogenase, which yields MHILIIGGSGMLRELALRLNKEGHEVSVLGRNQKKLREVKDLAVNPGKLHLISSDYTNRDSFIKDIEQLIEQRPVQKVVAWFHRKGDQALQEMCDLFSKQRTEWEIIHVKGSRAGNPAHNFSPNTGLMCTFKQVILGHVMEKDHMRWLTHSEISAGVYEAMHSPRATSTVGRVDS from the coding sequence GTGCATATTTTAATTATTGGCGGAAGCGGGATGTTACGCGAGCTTGCCCTTCGATTAAATAAAGAAGGGCACGAAGTCTCTGTTCTTGGCAGGAACCAAAAGAAGCTTCGAGAAGTGAAAGATCTGGCTGTAAATCCCGGGAAGCTTCATCTCATATCTTCCGACTATACTAACAGAGACAGTTTTATTAAGGATATAGAACAGCTGATCGAGCAGAGGCCGGTACAGAAAGTAGTCGCCTGGTTCCATCGGAAGGGTGATCAGGCGCTTCAGGAGATGTGCGACCTCTTTTCAAAACAGCGTACAGAATGGGAAATCATTCACGTGAAAGGTAGCCGAGCAGGGAACCCGGCTCATAATTTTTCACCTAACACGGGTCTAATGTGTACATTTAAGCAAGTAATTCTAGGGCATGTTATGGAAAAGGATCATATGCGCTGGCTGACTCATTCGGAAATTTCAGCAGGAGTGTATGAAGCGATGCATTCTCCCCGGGCGACTTCTACTGTCGGCCGTGTGGATTCATAG
- a CDS encoding reverse transcriptase-like protein, with amino-acid sequence MDVRIEITYHTPKGLEAVFSSEEMKAGKALVVAEDFEKTGRVKHLEFIDSLDHNTWNVKELKEYMKGIQTEPHNIKVYFDAGYDLKTRKSGLGCVIYYDQNDKSFRLRRNALVDQLNSNNEAEYAALHLALTELELMNVHHIPVEFVGDSQVVLNQLEGDWPTLEEDLNAWADRIENKMEQMGLRPTYTVISRKKNREADRLASQALNKVEITSTIEIND; translated from the coding sequence ATGGACGTTCGTATAGAAATCACATATCATACACCAAAAGGTTTGGAGGCAGTTTTCAGCTCAGAGGAAATGAAGGCTGGAAAAGCACTGGTGGTCGCTGAAGACTTCGAGAAAACGGGCCGAGTTAAACATTTAGAGTTCATTGATTCTTTAGACCATAATACGTGGAACGTAAAAGAACTAAAAGAATATATGAAGGGGATTCAGACAGAGCCTCATAACATTAAAGTTTACTTTGATGCGGGATATGATTTGAAAACGAGAAAATCGGGTTTAGGATGTGTGATCTATTATGATCAAAACGACAAGTCTTTCCGCCTGCGTAGAAATGCGTTAGTCGATCAGCTTAACTCAAACAATGAAGCTGAATATGCGGCGCTGCATCTGGCTTTAACGGAGCTTGAGCTTATGAACGTCCACCATATACCTGTTGAATTCGTTGGAGATTCTCAGGTGGTGCTAAATCAGCTTGAAGGTGACTGGCCAACTTTGGAGGAAGATTTAAATGCCTGGGCCGATCGGATTGAAAATAAGATGGAGCAAATGGGACTTCGCCCGACGTATACAGTCATATCCCGAAAGAAAAACAGGGAAGCCGACCGTTTGGCATCCCAAGCATTAAATAAGGTTGAAATTACGAGTACGATTGAAATAAACGATTAA
- a CDS encoding DUF1801 domain-containing protein yields MAYEQKTKETDHSVTEFIAKVDHPKKKEDAYRLLEIFEETTGYQAKMWGASVIGFGKYHYKYESGHEGEAPLVGFSPRKSKISLYFAPGDEKREELLKDFGKHTTGKACVYINKIEDINVDVLKELIRQSMIFLQESYPDR; encoded by the coding sequence ATGGCCTACGAGCAAAAAACAAAAGAGACAGACCATAGTGTTACGGAGTTTATCGCAAAAGTTGATCATCCAAAAAAGAAAGAAGATGCTTACCGGCTCCTGGAGATTTTCGAGGAAACCACAGGTTATCAAGCTAAAATGTGGGGAGCGAGCGTTATTGGTTTTGGAAAATACCATTATAAATATGAATCCGGCCATGAAGGGGAGGCCCCGCTTGTTGGTTTTTCACCACGTAAATCCAAGATCAGTCTCTATTTTGCACCGGGTGATGAAAAACGGGAAGAACTGCTGAAGGATTTTGGAAAGCATACAACAGGAAAAGCTTGTGTTTATATAAATAAAATAGAGGATATCAACGTGGACGTGCTAAAAGAGTTAATCCGTCAGTCCATGATTTTTCTTCAAGAATCATATCCCGATCGTTAA
- the rlmN gene encoding 23S rRNA (adenine(2503)-C(2))-methyltransferase RlmN: MKRSIYGLTFEQLTNWLTEHGEKKFRSKQVWDWLYQKRVTDFSQMKNLNQSCIDLLDEHFTIETLTEEIKQESKDGTVKFLFKLDDGNVIETVLMRFNYGLSVCVTTQVGCNIGCSFCASGILRKNRDLTSGEIVEQIMQVQQHLDKQGKDERVSHIVVMGIGEPFDNYDNLIDFLKVVNDQKGLSIGARHITVSTSGIAPKMYEFADEGIQINLALSIHAPNNELRTKIMKINRAYPLEKLMPAIDYYLEKTNRRITFEYILLKDVNDHKKEAEQLADLLKDKRHLSYVNLIPYNPVADNPYERSEKEAILTFYQTLMDRGIKCGVRTEHGTDIDAACGQLRSKQIEKEKARKKKKLQEN; encoded by the coding sequence ATGAAACGATCCATTTACGGATTGACCTTTGAACAACTGACGAACTGGCTTACGGAACACGGAGAGAAGAAGTTTCGCTCTAAGCAAGTGTGGGACTGGCTCTACCAAAAAAGAGTGACTGACTTTTCACAAATGAAGAATTTAAACCAATCCTGCATCGATCTCTTAGATGAACATTTTACGATCGAAACGCTGACAGAAGAAATCAAGCAGGAATCGAAGGACGGAACGGTTAAATTCTTATTTAAATTAGATGATGGCAATGTCATTGAAACAGTACTGATGCGTTTTAACTACGGTCTTTCGGTATGTGTAACGACTCAGGTGGGCTGTAACATCGGTTGTTCCTTCTGCGCGAGTGGTATCCTGCGTAAAAACCGTGACTTAACGAGCGGAGAAATTGTAGAGCAGATTATGCAGGTACAGCAGCACTTGGATAAACAAGGCAAAGATGAACGTGTCAGCCATATTGTCGTTATGGGAATCGGCGAACCATTTGATAACTATGACAACCTGATTGACTTCTTAAAAGTCGTAAACGATCAAAAAGGATTATCCATCGGTGCCCGTCACATCACCGTATCTACAAGCGGAATCGCGCCGAAAATGTACGAATTCGCGGACGAAGGCATTCAAATTAACCTGGCACTTTCAATTCACGCGCCAAACAATGAGCTTCGCACGAAAATCATGAAGATTAACCGTGCTTATCCGTTAGAGAAGCTGATGCCGGCGATCGACTATTATTTAGAGAAAACCAACCGCCGGATTACGTTTGAATATATTTTATTAAAAGACGTAAACGATCATAAGAAAGAAGCAGAACAGCTTGCTGATCTGCTTAAAGATAAACGCCATTTATCTTACGTGAATTTGATTCCGTATAACCCGGTCGCTGACAACCCGTACGAACGAAGCGAAAAAGAAGCGATTCTTACGTTCTATCAAACGCTGATGGACCGCGGGATTAAATGCGGTGTCCGTACAGAGCACGGAACAGACATCGATGCAGCATGCGGACAGCTGCGAAGCAAACAGATTGAAAAAGAAAAAGCACGCAAAAAGAAAAAACTGCAAGAAAACTAA
- a CDS encoding helix-turn-helix domain-containing protein — protein sequence MSKYSEKFKLQVVTEYFQGHLGYALLAKKYSIPSDVQILRWVRAYQAFGEEGLKRKHSKQVYPVQFKLDVLNFMKQTGASHQETAIAFQLNNPALIANWSNIFRKEGIGGLQEKAKGRPSMSKNHKKKSTKSDKELTREEQLERENELLRLENSYLKKLKAFQENPNAYLEKHKQRWYSNSKKKDSN from the coding sequence ATGTCAAAGTATAGTGAGAAATTTAAATTACAGGTGGTAACGGAGTACTTCCAAGGTCATCTAGGGTACGCTTTATTAGCTAAGAAGTACTCGATCCCTAGTGATGTTCAAATTTTACGCTGGGTTCGTGCTTATCAAGCCTTCGGAGAAGAAGGTTTAAAAAGGAAGCATTCGAAACAAGTCTACCCTGTCCAATTCAAGCTGGATGTATTAAACTTTATGAAACAGACAGGCGCTTCTCATCAGGAGACTGCGATTGCCTTCCAATTGAACAACCCTGCGTTAATTGCGAACTGGTCCAACATTTTTCGGAAGGAAGGGATCGGAGGCCTCCAAGAAAAAGCGAAAGGACGGCCCTCTATGTCAAAAAATCATAAGAAAAAGTCAACCAAATCAGATAAAGAATTAACTCGTGAAGAACAATTAGAACGTGAAAATGAACTCCTACGTTTAGAGAATTCCTATCTAAAAAAGTTAAAAGCTTTTCAGGAGAATCCGAATGCCTATCTCGAAAAGCACAAACAGCGCTGGTATTCGAACTCAAAAAAGAAGGATTCAAATTAA
- a CDS encoding IS3 family transposase, producing the protein MVFELKKEGFKLKDALRRVDIPEATYHYQRKQFKKEDPNKEWKEMITNLFHKHNGTYGYRRISFELRNQGYIINHKKVQRIMSTLGLKCEKFTRKSRYKSYKGTVGKVAHNRLKRRFHTPIRLQKLVTDVTEFKCAGNEKLYLSPIMDLFNGEVVSFGISKRPTLNFVLKPLKEALDTIQTEAEYRTTIHSDQGWHYQHNTWVKTLKKHQIFQSMSRKANCADNAAMENFFGILKQEMYYGEEVVSYEALKRKLEVYVDYYNHERVKAKLAGLSPIQYRTQTSQSAA; encoded by the coding sequence CTGGTATTCGAACTCAAAAAAGAAGGATTCAAATTAAAAGATGCCTTACGAAGAGTGGACATTCCTGAAGCCACTTATCATTACCAGAGAAAGCAGTTCAAGAAGGAAGATCCGAATAAAGAGTGGAAAGAAATGATTACGAACCTCTTCCATAAGCACAACGGAACCTATGGCTATCGCCGCATTTCCTTCGAACTTAGAAACCAGGGGTATATCATCAACCATAAAAAAGTTCAACGGATCATGAGTACGCTCGGATTGAAATGTGAAAAATTCACCCGTAAATCCAGGTATAAATCGTACAAAGGTACGGTCGGGAAAGTGGCTCATAATCGATTAAAACGCAGATTCCATACGCCCATTCGGCTCCAAAAATTAGTCACAGATGTGACGGAATTCAAATGTGCAGGAAATGAGAAACTTTATTTAAGTCCGATTATGGACTTATTCAACGGAGAAGTTGTCTCTTTTGGCATTTCCAAACGGCCAACCCTGAACTTTGTTTTAAAGCCGTTGAAGGAAGCGTTGGATACCATTCAAACGGAAGCCGAATACCGGACAACCATCCACTCCGATCAAGGCTGGCATTATCAACACAACACGTGGGTGAAAACATTAAAGAAACATCAAATCTTTCAAAGTATGTCCAGGAAAGCAAACTGCGCAGATAATGCGGCCATGGAGAATTTTTTCGGGATCCTCAAACAAGAAATGTATTACGGAGAAGAAGTGGTTTCTTATGAAGCGCTTAAAAGAAAGCTCGAGGTCTACGTGGACTACTATAATCATGAACGCGTAAAAGCAAAATTGGCTGGTTTAAGTCCCATACAATACCGAACTCAAACCAGCCAATCAGCTGCATAA
- a CDS encoding DUF420 domain-containing protein, protein MRWGITLQINKEFNYVPWVVGLSVAINAIVVALLFVPKVDGAADFNITLLPLLNAVLNSFTFVFLLAALLMILRKNITWHKRFIFSAFTTTALFLISYLTYHSMASSTSYGGEGILQAVYYFILITHIVLAAVIVPLALLTLFRGLAMKVDKHRKIARWTMPLWLYVSLTGVIVYLMISPYY, encoded by the coding sequence ATGAGATGGGGAATTACTTTGCAGATAAATAAAGAATTTAACTACGTACCGTGGGTGGTTGGACTATCCGTTGCAATCAATGCGATAGTTGTCGCCTTGCTGTTTGTACCTAAAGTAGACGGCGCGGCAGATTTTAATATTACTCTTCTGCCTTTGCTTAATGCTGTTCTAAACTCCTTTACTTTCGTATTTTTACTGGCTGCTTTACTTATGATCCTGCGAAAAAATATAACCTGGCACAAGCGGTTTATTTTTTCAGCTTTTACGACCACAGCCTTGTTCTTAATTTCCTACTTAACTTACCATTCGATGGCATCATCTACTTCCTATGGCGGAGAAGGCATCTTGCAGGCGGTCTACTATTTCATTCTAATCACACACATCGTGCTTGCGGCTGTTATTGTTCCTTTAGCCTTGTTGACTTTGTTCCGCGGGTTAGCCATGAAAGTGGATAAGCACCGAAAAATTGCAAGATGGACGATGCCGCTTTGGTTATATGTAAGCTTAACTGGTGTGATCGTCTATCTGATGATCTCCCCTTACTATTAG
- a CDS encoding manganese catalase family protein: MFKRMNRMAIELTVPEHGDVNAAAAVQELLGGRFGEMSTLNNYMYQSFGFRNKKKLKPFYDLVASITAEEFGHVELVNTTINLLTRGTTFPGDPNTTPLRSGLDARNTYHYIATAQTALPGDSMGKAWTGDYVFNSGNLVLDLMHNFFLEIGARTHKMRVYEMTDHPTAREMIGYLLVRGGTHALAYAKAVEIATGVDLKKMLPVPNLDNSQFDSARKYEEQGLNNVLYTWSDTDYKDINQIWKGTNPENGERLRVIEGAPKGAPIPDLDDLPEFFAPGIDRDDYQRIYKKLMENL; encoded by the coding sequence ATGTTTAAACGAATGAATAGGATGGCGATAGAACTAACAGTCCCCGAACATGGTGACGTGAATGCGGCTGCTGCGGTACAGGAATTACTCGGCGGGCGGTTTGGAGAAATGTCCACGCTAAATAACTATATGTATCAATCATTTGGGTTTCGTAATAAAAAGAAGCTTAAGCCATTTTATGATCTGGTGGCCAGCATCACAGCTGAGGAATTCGGTCATGTTGAGTTAGTCAATACCACCATTAATCTGTTAACCCGAGGAACAACCTTTCCAGGCGACCCCAATACGACGCCTCTAAGAAGCGGGTTAGATGCCCGGAATACGTATCATTATATTGCGACAGCTCAGACTGCACTGCCTGGAGATTCCATGGGGAAAGCTTGGACAGGCGATTATGTATTTAATAGTGGAAACCTGGTTCTTGATCTCATGCACAACTTTTTCTTAGAGATAGGAGCGAGAACTCATAAGATGCGCGTCTATGAAATGACGGACCATCCGACAGCGCGGGAAATGATTGGATATCTTCTTGTTCGTGGCGGTACCCATGCCCTTGCTTATGCTAAAGCTGTTGAAATAGCCACAGGTGTAGATTTAAAGAAAATGCTGCCCGTGCCAAACTTAGATAACTCTCAGTTTGATTCTGCCCGCAAGTACGAGGAACAGGGACTGAACAATGTACTCTACACGTGGAGTGATACGGATTATAAAGATATCAATCAGATTTGGAAAGGAACCAATCCGGAGAATGGAGAGAGATTACGGGTAATTGAAGGTGCGCCGAAGGGAGCGCCTATACCAGATCTCGATGATTTACCTGAATTCTTCGCTCCCGGCATCGACAGGGATGACTATCAGCGCATTTATAAAAAATTGATGGAGAACCTCTAA
- a CDS encoding YuzF family protein, with product MNGQQQNLMGFTLVDPYVYQTLSSIIGQGVVVETTQGSVRGNLQTVMPDHIVVEVAEVPFFIRTQQIVWVSPSQG from the coding sequence GTGAATGGACAACAGCAAAATTTAATGGGGTTTACATTGGTAGATCCGTATGTTTATCAGACGTTATCGTCCATTATAGGACAAGGTGTCGTAGTTGAAACGACTCAAGGGTCAGTCAGAGGGAACTTACAGACAGTGATGCCAGACCATATCGTAGTAGAAGTAGCTGAGGTCCCATTTTTTATTAGGACTCAACAAATTGTCTGGGTATCTCCTTCCCAGGGTTAA
- a CDS encoding 5'-methylthioadenosine/S-adenosylhomocysteine nucleosidase translates to MKMNKKYALLAILTLLLLSVFAGCSSTTQGESEKESKQQPIIIQGPMPIEAEKFAERLDNVEEEKSGTFEFYKGTVNDYPVIVAKTGKGMENTAAATAVAIEKYDPIAIINQGTSGGHDPDLHVYDIVLGERVTNIGSLKTGHREEGEGISPKEWIPMDLMASEGSAGEDPDAENIRYYDGDQELLAAAKAVKDTHKKGKVVEGTIGSADVWNNEVDRINWFHEKYGTSLEEMEGAAGAQISKAYDVPFLSIRILSNNKVNGGEYDPNTAEANQEYVYEVVKEYISTTVK, encoded by the coding sequence ATCAAAATGAACAAGAAGTACGCCTTATTAGCTATCCTGACTTTACTTTTGCTATCCGTATTTGCAGGGTGCAGTTCAACTACGCAAGGGGAAAGTGAAAAAGAAAGTAAACAGCAGCCAATTATTATTCAGGGCCCTATGCCGATTGAAGCAGAAAAATTTGCTGAGCGACTGGATAATGTAGAAGAAGAGAAGTCAGGAACATTTGAATTTTACAAAGGTACAGTGAATGATTATCCAGTAATAGTCGCTAAAACAGGGAAAGGTATGGAAAACACAGCTGCAGCAACAGCTGTTGCAATAGAAAAATATGATCCTATCGCGATTATAAATCAAGGAACATCCGGCGGTCATGATCCTGACCTGCATGTTTATGATATTGTTCTTGGTGAAAGAGTGACGAATATAGGCTCCTTAAAAACAGGACATAGAGAAGAAGGTGAGGGCATCTCCCCGAAAGAATGGATTCCGATGGACTTAATGGCCTCTGAAGGAAGTGCGGGCGAGGATCCTGATGCTGAAAATATTCGTTATTATGACGGAGATCAGGAATTACTTGCAGCTGCAAAGGCTGTCAAAGATACTCACAAAAAAGGTAAAGTAGTAGAGGGAACGATTGGATCGGCCGATGTCTGGAACAACGAAGTGGATCGTATCAATTGGTTTCATGAAAAATACGGCACATCTTTAGAAGAAATGGAAGGAGCCGCCGGTGCGCAAATTTCGAAAGCCTATGACGTTCCGTTCCTCAGCATTCGTATTCTTTCAAACAATAAAGTAAATGGCGGCGAGTATGACCCTAATACGGCAGAAGCCAACCAGGAATACGTGTATGAAGTAGTAAAAGAGTATATCTCTACCACTGTAAAATAA
- the rpiA gene encoding ribose-5-phosphate isomerase RpiA — protein sequence MAEQSYDKLATAIDRSKKTAGEKAVDYIEDGMTIGLGSGSTVYWMMKKLGNRVKEGLSVRGIPSSIRTENWAKEFGIPLTNFEEVQELDLAIDGADEVDPHFHLLKGAGGSLVREKIVNTASKKVIIIADDTKFVQQLGKTPLPIEVITFGWQAAAKQISGLGGSIQLREACNQPFVSDNGHYILDCKFESIADPKTFHEKLIQIPGIVETGIFIDLADLLILGDDQNVKTFHKPQ from the coding sequence ATGGCAGAGCAGAGCTATGATAAGTTAGCGACAGCGATTGACCGAAGCAAAAAAACAGCCGGAGAAAAAGCAGTCGACTACATAGAGGACGGTATGACAATCGGTTTAGGATCGGGTTCTACCGTTTACTGGATGATGAAGAAGCTTGGGAATAGAGTGAAAGAGGGATTAAGCGTCAGAGGCATTCCTTCTTCAATAAGGACAGAAAACTGGGCAAAGGAGTTCGGCATTCCTTTAACTAATTTTGAAGAGGTTCAGGAGCTTGATCTCGCGATAGACGGTGCCGACGAGGTTGACCCTCATTTTCACCTTCTAAAAGGAGCTGGAGGTTCACTGGTCAGGGAGAAAATCGTAAATACCGCCTCAAAAAAAGTGATTATTATTGCCGATGACACGAAGTTTGTCCAGCAGCTGGGCAAGACTCCGCTTCCCATTGAAGTCATCACTTTCGGCTGGCAAGCGGCAGCCAAGCAGATCTCAGGCCTTGGAGGGAGCATCCAATTAAGAGAAGCATGTAACCAGCCGTTTGTGTCTGATAATGGCCATTATATTTTAGATTGCAAATTCGAAAGCATTGCGGATCCAAAGACTTTCCACGAAAAGTTAATCCAAATCCCAGGAATTGTTGAAACGGGGATATTCATCGACCTAGCCGACCTCCTCATACTAGGGGATGATCAAAACGTTAAAACCTTTCATAAGCCACAATAA
- a CDS encoding S66 peptidase family protein translates to MLIKPEKLQPGDKVATISPSFGGAGEPDLRWRYEQGVERLRSVFGLEVVPMPNSLKGADYLYRNPQARADDMMMAFKDPGIKGIFANIGGDESIRLLPYIDFNVIRENPKILMGYSDVTVSHLFCHKAGVSSFYGPAVMTDFAENVRMHSYTVDQIKRILFSNEPVGEIPPAEEWTSEFLEWKEENKTQSRKMQLNSGYEVLQGSGVVQGRLIGGCIEVLEFAKSTEIWPDHKYWEDSILFFETSEEKPDPFLVKCWLRNYGTQGILQKANGMIFGKPQDEKYYEEYKAVISEVMKEYEVENLPVLYNLNFGHTEPKLVLPYGVRAEINCSKKTFSILESGVQ, encoded by the coding sequence ATGCTGATAAAACCTGAAAAATTGCAGCCGGGAGACAAAGTTGCCACCATCAGCCCTTCCTTTGGAGGAGCCGGTGAACCGGATCTAAGGTGGAGATATGAACAGGGAGTGGAAAGGCTTCGATCGGTTTTTGGACTCGAAGTTGTTCCAATGCCGAACAGTTTAAAAGGGGCAGACTATCTTTATAGAAACCCGCAGGCTCGTGCGGATGATATGATGATGGCCTTTAAAGATCCAGGCATTAAAGGAATATTTGCAAACATTGGTGGAGATGAGAGTATTCGCCTGCTTCCCTATATCGATTTTAACGTGATCCGCGAGAATCCAAAAATATTAATGGGATATTCCGACGTGACTGTATCTCATTTGTTTTGTCACAAGGCGGGAGTTTCTTCCTTTTATGGGCCAGCGGTAATGACGGACTTTGCTGAAAATGTTCGTATGCATTCTTACACGGTGGATCAAATAAAGCGGATCCTTTTTTCAAATGAACCTGTGGGAGAAATTCCGCCGGCTGAGGAATGGACGAGTGAGTTTTTAGAATGGAAAGAAGAGAACAAAACCCAGTCCCGGAAGATGCAGCTTAACTCAGGTTATGAAGTCCTGCAAGGTTCAGGAGTTGTTCAGGGACGGCTGATTGGCGGCTGTATCGAAGTCCTTGAGTTTGCTAAAAGTACAGAGATTTGGCCTGATCATAAATATTGGGAAGACAGCATTCTATTCTTTGAAACGTCAGAGGAAAAGCCTGATCCTTTTCTTGTAAAATGTTGGCTGCGCAATTACGGAACACAAGGAATTCTGCAGAAGGCGAACGGCATGATTTTCGGTAAACCTCAAGATGAAAAGTATTATGAAGAGTATAAAGCAGTGATTTCTGAAGTTATGAAGGAATATGAAGTAGAGAATTTGCCGGTTCTTTACAACTTGAATTTCGGCCACACAGAACCTAAGCTCGTTTTGCCTTATGGCGTACGGGCTGAGATAAATTGCAGCAAAAAAACATTCTCGATTCTAGAAAGCGGCGTTCAATAA
- a CDS encoding PaaI family thioesterase has product MTKTIDEVRKSFEASPFFSHIGFRIIRFEEGNVLLHLPVQENLFNVNGTLHGGVHASMLDLILGMAIRSTTKTRCTTMNLNINYMAPVSDGNLAAKGRILQQGYRVVTAEGEIYDQEDNLIAKGIGTFKLIRDR; this is encoded by the coding sequence ATGACAAAAACAATTGACGAAGTGCGTAAAAGCTTTGAGGCAAGTCCGTTCTTTTCTCATATCGGATTTAGAATTATTCGTTTTGAAGAAGGGAATGTATTATTACACCTGCCTGTTCAAGAGAATTTATTTAACGTCAATGGTACGCTTCACGGAGGTGTGCATGCGTCTATGCTTGATTTAATCCTCGGGATGGCTATTCGCTCGACGACGAAAACACGCTGTACGACTATGAATCTAAACATCAATTATATGGCTCCTGTTTCAGATGGAAATCTCGCGGCGAAAGGACGTATTTTGCAGCAAGGGTATCGAGTCGTAACGGCTGAAGGAGAAATCTATGATCAGGAAGACAACCTGATTGCCAAAGGAATAGGCACGTTTAAATTAATTCGAGATAGATAG
- a CDS encoding PaaI family thioesterase, translating to MRNSSSYFAHIGFEKSLDSQGNIILTLPVTSEIVTESGDIPSGLFSSMLDIVIGSMIAEEVQKSTSTIHLSFNFFDLTNRGPFTSSAAIAHRDGKFVTGEGIVLDNDDQVVAKGIGTFKILY from the coding sequence TTGAGAAATTCCTCTTCTTACTTTGCACACATCGGATTTGAAAAGAGTTTGGATTCACAAGGAAATATCATCCTGACTCTGCCGGTAACTTCAGAAATAGTTACGGAATCAGGTGACATTCCTTCTGGATTATTTTCAAGTATGCTGGATATTGTTATCGGATCAATGATTGCCGAAGAAGTCCAGAAATCAACAAGTACGATTCACCTTTCTTTTAATTTTTTCGATCTTACAAATAGAGGGCCCTTCACTTCTTCTGCGGCGATAGCTCACAGGGACGGCAAGTTTGTTACTGGAGAAGGCATCGTCCTTGATAATGATGATCAAGTGGTCGCCAAAGGAATCGGTACGTTTAAAATACTATATTGA
- a CDS encoding thiolase family protein, with protein sequence MNESVVIVSAVRTPIGRYGGSLKKLSSGHLASLAIQASIERAGLSPQQIDETIMGEVRQTTESSNVARVAALRAGIPEASPAYTINRLCASGMQSIASAVQQIAFDQAEVVVAGGTESMSRSPIYLRNSRFGGDKPELVDSNSEAGQQPKEIYGPNLGMGITAENVAERYSVSREDQDAFAAESQRRASAAIDEGRFIDEIVPVEIQDKKNSFTFDTDEHSRPGTTMEKLAALRPAFKENGTVTAGNACGRNDGAAALTIMKESKARELGLVPMARIVDWAVSGVSPEVMGIGPVPAVQKLLEKTSRKVEDIGLFELNEAFASQSLAVIRELGLNPELVNINGGAIALGHPVGASGARIAVSLLHEMRKREDNLGIATLCAGGGQGMALMMERV encoded by the coding sequence ATGAATGAATCGGTTGTGATTGTCAGTGCAGTAAGAACGCCTATCGGACGCTACGGCGGATCATTAAAAAAATTATCTTCCGGGCACCTGGCTTCATTAGCTATACAGGCATCGATTGAACGGGCGGGGTTATCGCCTCAACAAATTGATGAAACCATTATGGGAGAAGTGCGGCAGACGACGGAATCATCAAATGTAGCTAGAGTGGCTGCACTAAGAGCCGGCATACCCGAAGCTTCCCCTGCTTATACGATTAACCGTCTGTGTGCGTCGGGCATGCAGTCCATCGCTTCTGCAGTCCAGCAAATCGCTTTTGACCAGGCAGAAGTTGTAGTGGCTGGTGGAACCGAAAGCATGAGCAGATCTCCTATTTATCTAAGAAACTCTCGTTTTGGCGGAGATAAACCTGAGCTGGTGGACTCGAATTCAGAAGCAGGACAGCAGCCTAAAGAAATCTATGGTCCGAATCTTGGAATGGGGATAACCGCTGAGAATGTGGCCGAGCGTTATTCTGTCTCTAGAGAAGATCAGGACGCTTTTGCTGCAGAAAGCCAGAGGCGTGCATCGGCCGCTATTGATGAAGGAAGATTTATAGATGAAATCGTTCCGGTAGAGATCCAAGATAAAAAGAATTCTTTTACTTTCGATACGGATGAACATTCTCGTCCTGGTACAACTATGGAAAAACTGGCGGCTTTAAGGCCGGCTTTTAAAGAAAATGGGACAGTGACTGCTGGAAATGCCTGCGGACGAAATGATGGAGCAGCTGCTCTTACCATTATGAAAGAGTCGAAAGCAAGAGAGTTAGGGTTGGTTCCAATGGCGCGAATTGTGGACTGGGCTGTTTCAGGTGTATCTCCTGAAGTAATGGGGATTGGTCCGGTGCCGGCGGTACAGAAACTGTTAGAAAAGACGTCAAGAAAGGTGGAGGATATCGGCTTGTTTGAATTAAATGAAGCTTTTGCCTCTCAATCACTGGCTGTTATCCGGGAACTTGGTTTAAACCCTGAGCTCGTCAACATAAATGGAGGAGCGATTGCCCTGGGTCACCCGGTTGGGGCGAGTGGCGCGAGAATTGCAGTATCTCTCCTGCATGAAATGAGAAAAAGAGAGGATAACTTGGGAATTGCCACATTGTGTGCAGGGGGCGGACAGGGAATGGCCCTCATGATGGAGAGGGTCTAA